A genome region from Setaria italica strain Yugu1 chromosome III, Setaria_italica_v2.0, whole genome shotgun sequence includes the following:
- the LOC101757560 gene encoding transcription elongation factor A protein 1: MASGGQQTTCTVRSDAAGDVVKRVAKLNANLVSEEGGEAVLQSLRQLQGVRMTFEALEATKVGRAVNALRKSAPSAQARQLAAELYRRWKALADEHFATRRARAAGGAPKVDDGSVACPSSPIEAKKKQQQPAGEAANGSSAVAEGDAAAGDRQEAEDHTAGRQELKAA, encoded by the coding sequence ATGGCAAGCGGCGGCCAGCAGACGACGTGCACCGTCCGCtcggacgccgccggcgacgtcgtcAAGAGGGTCGCTAAGCTCAACGCCAACCTGGTGAGCGAGGAAGGCGGCGAGGCGGTGCTCCAGTCGCTCCGGCAGCTGCAGGGTGTGCGGATGACCTTCGAGGCTCTGGAGGCGACCAAGGTCGGCCGGGCCGTCAACGCCCTGAGGAAGAGCGCGCCGTCGGCGCAGGCGCGCCAGCTCGCCGCGGAGCTCTACAGGCGCTGGAAGGCTCTCGCCGACGAGCACTTCGCGACGCGGCGGGCGAGAGCAGCTGGGGGGGCGCCAAAGGTTGATGATGGAAGCGTCGCGTGTCCGTCGTCGCCGATCGaggcgaagaagaagcagcagcagccggctgGGGAGGCGGCGAACGGTTCGAGCGCCGTGGCGGAaggcgatgccgccgccggcgatcgTCAAGAAGCAGAGGATCATACGGCTGGTCGTCAAGAACTCAAGGCCGCCTAG
- the LOC101763089 gene encoding non-specific lipid-transfer protein-like protein At2g13820, producing the protein MMPCTDYLTNMTVLTPPGQCCDGLKTIIRDAPICLCHGMTGGLNQFLPKPVDHLRMTALPLACGTVLPIQTLFMCNSNQVPPIMPPTTAEPLMTPATP; encoded by the exons ATGATGCCGTGCACGGACTACCTCACCAACATGACCGTGCTGACACCCCCCGGCCAGTGCTGCGACGGGCTCAAGACCATCATCAGGGACGCGCCCATCTGCCTCTGCCACGGCATGACCGGCGGCTTGAACCAGTTCCTGCCCAAGCCCGTCGACCACCTCCGCATGACCGCCCTCCCGCTCGCCTGCGGCACCGTGCTGCCGATCCAAACCCTCTTCATGTGCAACT CGAACCAGGTGCCGCCGATAATGCCGCCCACCACTGCAGAGCCGCTGATGACGCCTGCTACACCGTAG